CCCTTTGATGGCTGCACTGTGCCTACGTAGGTACTGAACGAACTGATCGAAACCAGATGGGATTATGCTGGATTCAATTTGTATCTCTGCAGTACTTATTGTACCCATTCGTCCATCATAAGTTAAAATCAACTCTGAATAGTCCagaatttgtttaaaataattgagaTTTTGGTACTTAATCATATATGTAGAAAATCATCCAACTAATATTAAATAAGTCTTTCTAACCAGTACGACGTACAGGAACAGGATACGTCTATGAAATAGTGATAGCACTGGGCTACGCAGTTTCAACATGGCATAGATCTACGCATTGACTTCTACAGCTACGACGGGTCTACGCAGCCTCTACGTGACGACTACGCGGCTCGGCGCGGCACCTTTGCAATTACTACGCGGCATGACTTCGATGCTATTCAATTGCGGGATCTTAGACTATGGATACATTTTAAAAGTCAACTTTTACTGACGTCCAGTGAAGACAtactgatgtcctcctagccgattatcggctataGCATGCTCtctgcacgggtgtatcaatcaccaacttccaggctccgggctgctttgtgaaagtcttctaaaacccacgaAGCGACTTCGGCCCGactcgagaatcgaacccgagacctcgtgctcagcattagcacttgcgacagctagaccaacgaggcagtaaacAAATACTAATAGCACACAATACTAATACAATTCAATTTAATAGGCACACTCGTCCAATGAAAGTAGAcacttatttcataataatatgttcGAATCTTACAGAAAAAGGTCGTTTGACAATGGAGCCCAATAAGTTATTGTCACATTTTTAACGTGGATTACCGTGTTCACCCAGTAGAAAATTATGTTCATTTGCAAATTACGTGGCTCGTAAACTAATATGGTGCTcatatacaagagtgcaaaatGTCGTGCGACTGGCAGTGCAGCATCACGACTGACGCCAATACTGCATCAAAGCGAAGGATTCGCCACGGAGATCAAATTTATCGTGCAGAGCACTGCTGTTTCATGCGAAACAAATGTTCGACACGACCATTCCCAGTTCACGAACGGTGCTCTAACAGACaaaattcacataaaaactGTTTGAATACTTTAGAAAATGTTCacctttcagtattttttgaaaagaatattttttgttgctcCAATTAGATTTATGTGGATCTGACATGCTTGCGGGATCCctattttatttagctttgtAAGTTGATTGATTTTATGTTTGAAATGGTAATTccctgaaaaatatattattgtgcAACTTTAAAACGAAGGTCGGTTTAGATGACGACTGACACTCGGTGATGAACATAATAGGTTGCGTAATCAATCAATatcatatttaagtatttatggcGTGGACGTCTGTACGTTAGGTAGACAATCATAATGAACTTACTAGTAGCTGGTAGCTATCGACCGCCTCTATTGCGTAAccttgaaaagaaaatattgactGATCGCTGAATAACACCAAGAAAAACCGGAACTCATCATACTGGTCATCAGGTTACTGGAGTGATCTTTTTAGTATTTAGGGGTTATCgttaaaaataacagaaataataccgtAAAATTTAAGTTTCATTCTTACATTTCATAGTTTGTTGAGAGGTGATTAAGGTACCATTCTTGCAATTAAACATGACTGTTTCTCAGGGATGTTGCGGCCCAATCAGAAGCTATTCGCCAAGAGGCTTCTGCTGTGACTCGTTCTCAAGTAACTGTCAAGACGGATGAAGTCAAATCCTTAAAACCAGTACCTGTTACGTCTACTGGATTTATTGGATGGCTCGCCAGAAGGTATGCTTTCATTTAAATACGTGCATCTACGTTCTTGAATTCGCAGCATGCACCTCGTAGATAGATATAATGTGGTATCGTGAAACTAAATCCTAAGCtccattaaaatgttaaattaattagCTCTTATCAAAGTTATAGTTGACTTTTAGAAGTAATGAACAAATCAACTAATTGTAAAAGACCGAAAATAGCTCTTTTGAGAGGAGCATGGCTATAAAGTCTAACGAGTTGCACGCTCGCAATCCACGTGAAAGCTTGCCGTGGAAATAACCGCTATCGCGCCGAGCGGCCGGCCCTACTGAGTATTCCTCATATAAAGGATATGTGGAGCATGTTATGAAAAGGACACTTTACGTAGATCcatgtttatttctttttcatttagCGACTCTTTTCCACAGGCCTGATTGCGCTCTTGAAATTTACTCCTCGTGGATTTTCAAACCTCCGGTACGGCTGCCTGACGCCTGGGACAACCCCAACTATAGCGGTCCAAAAAAATAGAAGTaacttttaattgaaaacagcaatctttttttagattatttacCTGCCTTTTTGTGTAATGCATCTTCGTTCAGACATTCGAATTTTACAATTGTGCAAACGAAGGCGTTCGTGGCTTACTGTGAATGTGTAAACCGTTTTGTAACAATTCACACAGTCACACTACGTGGTAATTGAATTCGGCGGTTAATTGGAGCAATAAAAAATCTCAACTTCAATATTATTAGCATATTCGCGATTTAAtgtttacatttgttttataagacacgaataaataaagttgatataAAGTACTTTTGTGCATTTATATTCTGTTTCTGGCTAAGTAGGTAGCGCTGTATACAGTATACCTAACTGTAACTCCAGAATGGCCGAAAATAAATTTCCTTGGAAAGAGCATTGATCTTGTGGATTTGATGTTATAATAGGTTTATTTATCATTCAGAACACATAACATTCTTGTAAGTACTTGCGTGTTACATACAATGTTGTTCTGATTACAACTCACACATTTTTGGCTTAACTTCATTTGgcaaaattttataaacataagTATCTATCAATTGAATGCTAGTTGAATGTAATAAGACCAAAAGAGCTATTTCGTTTTGATTACACATCAGAAAATCATCTTCCCATGACTGTCCAGCAATTTAACTCGCGCGCTCTAATTTTACGCAACGATTTTAGATTACCGTTGCTTTTACATTGTTATCCATTATATTCGGTGTTCAATTCATAACTAAATGGATACCTATATAGATTcatgttacataaaatatgaacCCAAATCAAATAACCAGATTTATTTCGATAGGAGCACTTTCCCAAATGGAAAGATACAGAAGAGTCTTTTGGATTCAGTTCAATATCGCTTTGACTGATATCCATGTGAAAAGACCCGAGTTTGTAGTGGTCGAGCATTGCTTCCGCAAAAAAATCTAGGACTCTCATCTGTTCATCTAACCATGCTTAAGTGTTATAGCTAGTTAcccatgtttttttctttaatattataggTTGGCTGCTTATCTACATAATTtagaaacagtaaaaaaaatgcttaccTCTTGAGCGTGGTGTGTTTCGTTCCATTTCCGAGTAGTTTATGCTTTGGTTTATCGTGCGCGCCAGTAGGCGTCGACGAGGATATGGTGAGATCGCTGGCAAAAGAGCTGGTCGAGGACTCCTTTGAGATGTTAGTAATGGCGGAGCGGGCACGGCGTGCGGCCGACTCGGGGCTGCCAGGGCTGCCTACCAGCTCCAGCGCCAGCCGGCCCTTGCCCGGCACCGGCGGCGGCTTCTCCTCTACCGGCACCATGTACGACAGCATCGCTGCCTACGCTCTATCCCTTGACCACATGAAATTTTCCTCAGCTCACAGTTCACGCGTCAGTGTCAATTATGTAACCGTATTAAAACACCGtccatatttacaaaattaattcccAAGGCTTATTCTTATTTCACTCACAATGTTGTTTATGTCTTGCTTGACACTACGTAGAGATCTGAAAGATAGATGTTATGATAATAATAGTGTTGTTTGGAAGctatttgtgttatttatgaATAGGTACATGCAATGACAATCATTTTCGGAGAACGAGTTGCATTTTGATtagacacaaaaatatttaaaatcttgaAAATGGTGTTCAGAACCTGAGTAGACTGTAGGATCTGcaatagagttttttttttgtcaaattaatTTCAGCTCTGACTGGTTTTTAAGTTTAAAGCTCAAGCTAGCCTGTAAGCGTGAATAGAATTAAATATCCATCTCAATTTTGGAGTTGTACCGTTATCCCTGTCGACGAGCCACTGTTGAATTTAGATAGATCAAGTAAAGCTGCAGACTGTTGTAGAAGCTAACATGACCATGCTctttagttttcaatatttaatggactttatttttatttcggcGTTTAAAACTAATCCCAATGTGCCTGTTATCTATATTAGgatattctatttaaaaaatctgccaTTATGAGGttatatgaattaattaaaacgcTAAATTCGGgtggaaacatttttatattgtacgagccgttttcccgcggtttcacccgcgtcccgtgggagctacgtgggataaaatatagcctatgttactcgcatataatatagctttctaatggtgaaagaatatttaaaatcggtccagtagtttttgagtttatccattacaaccaaacaaacaaacaaagttttcctctttataatattagattaGTATAGAAAATCACTACTTATAAATTGctttaataaaatctaaaacatGTTTGGtacaaatacttttttaaaaaacctacCGTATAAGGTTATGATACAATACAACCGGTTGAGCTTTTAAAGAAATATCAATGCGATCAGTTAcaacttacaaataaaaacctATACATATTATTGatagaatataatttatgtaggtatacctagtGCTCAATGACTGTCAATTGCGTCGCAGTCGGAGACTTTAATTGATCGTAAAACTATTCCGTGCGTTTCACAGATTCCAACCTTGATCTTGAATGAGCGCGGAGATTCGCGCGTTACGTAGGTACGTGCCTACGTAAGCTCTGCCTAGTTCcaatctatttttataactgcaGATAAATACATCCAATCCTATAGACTAACTGTTTTAGAATTTGGATGAGGCGTTGCTTTTGGGAAACATCATTTCATATTCAATAAGATtttatagatttaaagaagaatCCTTTAGTGGGAATATTACCTAAGTGCTTGTGGCTCAGGTTTTTTGTCCATTTTTGGAACAATTGTCGGTGTGAATTAATGTCTGTTTACACTAAAGTAAGCAGTAGTTGATGTTTCAATTTAGCCATTACGACATGCAGCCGTAAGGTGTGCACCAATGAGCGCACATCACTATTGTTCCACATCTTGCCTTTGCCAAGGTCAAAGAATAATTACGCACGcatgattttatataattatctaAATATAGTATGTTATCATCGCGCTGTTATTCATTAATTTGCTTAGTACACAAAATGTGTCTAATTTCCTTTTGATGTAATGTTGCTGTGCAATGTGCAACAAtgaaatgtacctacctacttacatacagCAGCAGCAGAAGCATTCGGAAATACAAACTAGGGATTTGTCGATAATTCTATATTTCTATCGTAATATAATAAGTAGAGATAAGATTAGGTTTGCCTAATACGGCTTACTATCGCGGAGTGCCACGCGACAATAGAGTTTAAGGACAACATTCTAAATAGACTCTTCGctactgaatttaaaataaataatagtttaaaaaaaactaaaaaacacgctttttatagaaaaccgaactaaaaaatagcaaataaattttaatgaatttaaattaagaaaatagtgttcaaaatttcaatgaatataaattaataatagtgtgaatacaaaaaaaaatatttaaaaaagcgtggggtgctttttaaggtcatatcgaaatgaaaatcactctactcatatctgtcaataaaatatttataactattgacaccatgcaccccacgcttttttaaatattttttttgtattcacactattattaatttatattcattgaaattttgaacactattttcttaatttaaattcattaaaatttatttgctattttttagttcggttttctataaaaagcgtgttttttagttttttttaaactattatttattttctactttttagtttggattatttataatagctttttaattttaaactattgcacgactcgtgatgcgaagcatcagagagtgctttacgatcgaaaaaaatttttcgccttattttggcaactatttttagtattatagccttgttagttaaaggaatcaagatattttgcattttctgttttttagtttgtttttttttttaaagtagatttagttttttttaaactattatttgttttgtagaattaaaattctctttagtatacaaaaatttgacaatattagagaaaacggctaaagataattattggaaataaaaattaacaacgagtcctgccttatcgactgttgtttcctagctaagctactaggtgatctgctgacctactagtacacaagatggggtgatgataaataaaacctcatctgtgcactgttctaagctggtatattaaaatcttacaaaaacatattttggatgttggtctcttgatggttgaggatttggtgcgtgacgtgacgacacgggtgatattacgaatagttgtcactatccatacaagtgggaagttctcatcaatacaaagaatataagtccaaacgaggtattttacatattcagtttatttgtttatttactcagttgtcgagttccctcgactttctctggtctccatcatcaggtcagctcccaaccttcactgttgcataggttttgtcaatacaaataatttaagcccaaacacgaggtttacatattcagttatcgagttccctcgactttctctggtctccatcatcaggtcagctccaaaccttcactgttgcaaaggtcttgtcaatacaaataatttaagcccaaacacgaggtagtttacatattcagttgtcgagttccctggaccctctctggtctccatcatcaagtcagctccaaatcttcacagttgaatagtgcttttaggcgtacacctgagtgtcaagtttttaccctatatatgcctacaactttcgaaggttgccctcgatttctcagggtttccatcatcagatcctgacctgatgactatgggaccaactggcagctattccgagtcgaacaaaaaaagaatcacgtagatcggtctataaacctcggagtaatcgatgtgtatgtgtaacctcctcctttttgggaagtcggttaaaaatggaataattttatcaaattagtgtattgtcatcggtcctcaataaatctacaaagtttgaacgaaatctggccgtttaaagtgggtcaaaatcgcgcccaaagaagtcggttacaaacatacaaacatacaggtgaagctaataaaaagcgtgtaataaAATTAGTTTCTCTCACTTTTAAAAGTTAACTTATttagaagaaattaaaaaaaaaatcggtaaaaaaacttttaagttaaacggttttatatcttatgtgcactgaaaaataaaaaataaaaaaacagttacttacctataaacctacgtaggtggtcccggtcatattagactaaaataaaaacgtggggcccattccgtaactattgttgtaatactttcttctagctagaggtataataggtgtggattgcatcgacttactataatcataactggagattttgacaatcaattatcagccgtagcggcttcatcagcgaacgccgagctcacgatctaccaaagtataaagatatgctttgccataagtaggatttcagagggccccacgtttttattttagtcttatatgaccgggaccacctacgtaggtttataggtaagtaactgtttttttattttttatttttcagtgcacataagatataaaaccgtttaacttaaaagtttttttaccgattttttattatctagtttttagtatttaatgaaaatgcctaccgaatattcttcattctatacatgggtcagcagcggtgagggagtgctagactcttactgactaaaaaccgttgtttttcgtcgtaggccttttatgtaccacgaccacggtaactctttaggacaatcccgcagcccaggcaggccttggccctgttgggccccgttggggttgctgacagtattctacttgagtagccctttcatttgatacccatattgagggggttgtggaaaaatatgtaatccgccattttgtaccggcggccatcttggatttacaatgttattgacattactatattgtattgtcatcggaattaaaggtgtgtaccaaatttcagatcaatctgacaacaggaaggcactgaaattttaatttctaaatttgacccaagaatgaataaataataaataaaacaaacggggtgagctaaataaaaccgtttaaaaaaacaGGAACATAGATGGAACAATTTCAATACTTT
This window of the Helicoverpa zea isolate HzStark_Cry1AcR chromosome 31, ilHelZeax1.1, whole genome shotgun sequence genome carries:
- the LOC124645482 gene encoding uncharacterized protein LOC124645482, encoding MTEQRALKFDANTEAFQMRAQWKKQDICKQQWAERWSWLLDEWKDVAAQSEAIRQEASAVTRSQVTVKTDEVKSLKPVPVTSTGFIGWLARRPDCALEIYSSWIFKPPVRLPDAWDNPNYSGPKK